In Kitasatospora sp. NBC_00240, the following are encoded in one genomic region:
- a CDS encoding phosphoribosylanthranilate isomerase gives MFVKICGLSTTQDVEAAVRAGADAVGFVLTASPRRVSPEQARRLVAAVPEGVLTVAVFRDEPLDQVRRDAREAGVGAVQLHGDHPASAFADLRDLGLTLVRATSADAAAGASCGDFGEDLLLLDSPVPGSGESWDWSALGEAPPGGRWMLAGGLAPANVAEAVALARPWGVDVSSGVEVRRGVKSPELIEEFLRQVRAAERG, from the coding sequence GTGTTCGTGAAGATCTGTGGCCTGAGCACCACCCAGGACGTCGAGGCGGCGGTACGGGCCGGCGCGGACGCGGTCGGGTTCGTCCTGACCGCGAGCCCGCGCCGGGTGAGCCCGGAGCAGGCCCGCCGGCTGGTCGCGGCGGTGCCCGAAGGGGTGCTCACGGTGGCCGTCTTCCGGGACGAGCCGCTCGACCAGGTGAGGCGGGACGCGCGGGAGGCCGGGGTCGGCGCCGTCCAGTTGCACGGCGACCACCCGGCCTCGGCCTTCGCCGACCTGCGCGACCTGGGGCTGACCCTGGTGCGGGCCACGTCCGCGGACGCCGCGGCCGGGGCGTCCTGCGGCGACTTCGGCGAGGACCTGCTGCTGCTCGACTCGCCCGTCCCGGGCTCGGGCGAGAGCTGGGACTGGTCCGCGCTGGGCGAGGCCCCGCCGGGCGGCCGGTGGATGCTGGCCGGCGGCCTGGCTCCGGCGAACGTCGCCGAGGCCGTGGCGCTGGCCCGTCCGTGGGGCGTGGACGTGTCGAGCGGGGTGGAGGTTCGGCGCGGGGTGAAGAGCCCCGAGCTGATCGAGGAGTTCCTCCGGCAGGTCCGGGCGGCCGAGCGGGGCTGA
- a CDS encoding D-2-hydroxyacid dehydrogenase family protein: protein MKLRCAVLDDFQSVATTVADWSPVADSVDVVTFPQHFGTEDELAAALDGFDIVVTLRERVAFPASLFARLPALRLLIASGMRNSVIDHAAAERHGVTVCGTASSSTPPVEHTWALLLGLARGVVAEATALREGGPWQSTLGADLHGSRLGLLGLGKIGSRVAQVGLAFGMEVTAWSQNLTEERAEEVGVGLAASKEELLASSDFVSIHLALGERTRGLLGAAELGLMRPTGYLVNTSRAAIVDQDALLAALRAGTIAGAGVDVFDIEPLPADHPMRTAPRLLATPHLGYVSRGNYRTYYGQAVEDIVAFLAGSPVRRLG, encoded by the coding sequence ATGAAACTCCGCTGCGCCGTCCTCGACGACTTCCAGTCGGTCGCGACCACCGTCGCCGACTGGTCGCCGGTGGCCGACTCGGTCGACGTGGTCACCTTCCCCCAGCACTTCGGGACCGAGGACGAACTCGCCGCCGCACTGGACGGCTTCGACATCGTCGTGACGCTGCGCGAGCGGGTGGCCTTCCCCGCCTCGCTGTTCGCCAGGCTGCCCGCGCTGCGACTGCTGATCGCCTCCGGCATGCGCAACTCCGTCATCGACCACGCCGCCGCCGAGCGGCACGGCGTCACCGTGTGCGGCACCGCCAGCTCGTCGACGCCGCCCGTCGAGCACACCTGGGCGCTGCTGCTCGGGCTCGCGCGCGGCGTCGTGGCCGAGGCCACCGCCCTGCGCGAGGGCGGCCCCTGGCAGTCCACCCTCGGCGCCGACCTGCACGGCAGCCGCCTGGGCCTGCTGGGGCTCGGCAAGATCGGCAGCCGGGTGGCCCAGGTCGGCCTCGCCTTCGGGATGGAGGTGACGGCCTGGAGCCAGAACCTCACCGAGGAGCGTGCCGAGGAGGTCGGGGTGGGCCTGGCCGCCTCGAAGGAGGAGTTGCTGGCGTCGAGCGACTTCGTCTCGATCCACCTCGCCCTCGGCGAGCGCACCCGGGGCCTGCTCGGCGCCGCCGAGCTGGGGCTGATGCGGCCCACCGGCTACCTGGTCAACACCTCCAGGGCGGCGATCGTCGACCAGGACGCGCTGCTCGCGGCCCTGCGCGCGGGCACCATCGCCGGGGCCGGCGTGGACGTCTTCGACATCGAACCGCTCCCGGCGGACCACCCGATGCGCACGGCGCCGCGACTGCTGGCCACCCCGCATCTCGGGTACGTGTCCCGCGGCAACTACCGGACGTACTACGGCCAGGCCGTCGAGGACATCGTGGCCTTCCTCGCGGGTTCGCCGGTCCGCCGGCTGGGCTGA
- a CDS encoding prohibitin family protein, producing MFYFAVLLLVAGIALLVLKRRSIVGFRFATLTGLLTGALGLLLALSSFTYIVEPYEVGVPTSLGSVGGTWKPGLHLKSPLTEVTAFSTRPSDLNLTGDDTVEVRSSEGGVLYVDLTVKWAIDPEHTLALYKLSGSAANVQQRLVYPDTREIVRNVFAKHTSVEGYATQREAISAEMESLITERLSPRGIIVNSVNLRNVKPSDVLQKAIDQKIQQDQATQQAAAAVLTAKAEAEKRKIEAESTAAANTVIANSLTDKILLSQCYEAFRAAAEKNPVYASPCGSGAGSSPLIVDGTKR from the coding sequence ATGTTCTACTTCGCCGTCCTGCTCCTTGTCGCCGGCATCGCGCTGCTCGTGCTCAAACGCCGCTCGATCGTCGGGTTCCGCTTCGCGACCCTCACCGGCCTGCTGACCGGCGCCCTGGGGCTGCTGCTGGCCCTCAGTTCGTTCACCTACATCGTCGAGCCGTACGAGGTGGGGGTCCCGACCTCGCTCGGTTCGGTGGGCGGGACCTGGAAACCGGGGCTGCACCTCAAGTCGCCGCTGACCGAGGTCACCGCTTTCTCGACCCGGCCGTCCGACCTCAACCTCACCGGCGACGACACCGTGGAGGTGCGCTCCTCCGAGGGCGGGGTGCTGTACGTCGACCTCACCGTGAAGTGGGCGATCGACCCCGAGCACACGCTCGCCCTCTACAAACTGTCCGGCAGCGCCGCCAACGTCCAGCAGCGGCTGGTGTACCCGGACACCCGGGAGATCGTCCGCAACGTCTTCGCCAAGCACACCAGCGTCGAGGGCTACGCGACCCAGCGGGAGGCGATCAGCGCCGAGATGGAGTCGCTGATCACCGAGCGGCTGTCCCCGCGCGGCATCATCGTGAACAGCGTGAACCTGCGCAACGTCAAGCCGAGCGACGTGCTGCAGAAGGCGATCGACCAGAAGATCCAGCAGGACCAGGCGACCCAACAGGCCGCCGCCGCCGTCCTGACCGCGAAGGCGGAGGCCGAGAAGCGCAAGATCGAGGCCGAGAGCACGGCCGCGGCCAACACGGTGATCGCCAACTCACTGACCGACAAGATCCTGCTGAGCCAGTGCTACGAGGCCTTCAGGGCGGCCGCCGAGAAGAACCCGGTGTACGCCAGCCCCTGCGGCTCGGGCGCCGGCAGCTCCCCGCTGATCGTGGACGGCACCAAGCGGTAG
- a CDS encoding HD domain-containing protein yields the protein MALPSIRSVRALHAKYAPSGEDLARVLTHCEIVARIAVRLAERAGPGVDVDLVEIGALLHDIGVHRVGGGAYIRHGVLGHEILRAEGLPEELCRFASCHTGVGLTRHDIESQGLPIPVGDYLAVSVEERLVMYADKFHSKSTPPRFLDADAYAGQVARFGADKVTAFHALTAEFGRPDLTGLVAEYGHAHQQGSTLRV from the coding sequence GTGGCCCTTCCCAGCATCCGGAGCGTGCGCGCCCTGCACGCGAAGTACGCACCCAGCGGCGAGGACCTCGCCCGGGTGCTCACGCACTGCGAGATCGTGGCGCGGATCGCCGTCCGGCTCGCCGAACGCGCCGGCCCCGGGGTGGACGTCGACCTCGTGGAGATCGGCGCGCTGCTCCACGACATCGGCGTCCACCGGGTCGGCGGCGGCGCCTACATCCGCCACGGCGTCCTGGGGCACGAGATCCTCCGCGCCGAGGGCCTGCCGGAGGAGCTGTGCCGGTTCGCCTCCTGCCACACCGGGGTCGGCCTGACCCGCCACGACATCGAGAGCCAGGGCCTGCCGATCCCTGTCGGCGACTACCTCGCGGTGAGCGTGGAGGAGCGCCTGGTGATGTACGCGGACAAGTTCCACTCCAAGAGCACCCCGCCGAGGTTCCTGGACGCGGACGCCTACGCCGGCCAGGTCGCGCGTTTCGGGGCCGACAAGGTCACCGCCTTCCACGCGCTGACCGCCGAATTCGGCCGGCCGGACCTGACCGGCCTGGTCGCCGAGTACGGTCACGCCCACCAGCAGGGCTCGACCCTGCGGGTGTGA
- a CDS encoding SDR family oxidoreductase yields the protein MDLKNSVVIVTGANRGLGRHLTSQLLGRGAKVYAAARRPQEVDVAGAVPLHLDLADPESVAAAARLATDVTVLVNNAGVATATPLIAGEEATVRFEMETNFFGPLLVTRAFAPVIEANGGGAVLNVLSALSWLHLPEHGAYSAAKAAAWALTGAAREELAPRGIAVSALHVGFMDTDMAAHIPADRKTDPAAVAEQALDGLERGLPEILADDVSRRIKQGLAGSPVAA from the coding sequence ATGGACCTCAAGAACTCCGTCGTCATCGTCACCGGCGCCAACCGAGGCCTCGGCCGGCACCTCACCAGCCAGCTGCTCGGACGCGGCGCCAAGGTGTACGCGGCGGCCCGCCGGCCGCAGGAGGTGGACGTGGCGGGCGCCGTGCCGCTGCACCTGGACCTGGCCGACCCCGAGTCCGTCGCGGCCGCCGCGCGCCTCGCCACCGACGTGACGGTGCTGGTCAACAACGCCGGGGTCGCCACCGCCACCCCGCTGATCGCCGGCGAGGAGGCGACGGTGCGGTTCGAGATGGAGACCAACTTCTTCGGCCCGCTCCTGGTCACCCGGGCGTTCGCGCCGGTGATCGAGGCCAACGGCGGCGGCGCCGTCCTCAACGTGCTCTCGGCGCTGTCCTGGCTGCACCTGCCGGAGCACGGCGCCTACAGCGCGGCCAAGGCCGCCGCCTGGGCGCTGACCGGGGCCGCCCGCGAGGAGCTGGCACCCCGCGGCATCGCCGTCTCCGCGCTGCACGTGGGCTTCATGGACACCGACATGGCCGCCCACATCCCCGCCGACCGCAAGACCGACCCGGCGGCGGTGGCCGAGCAGGCACTGGACGGACTGGAGCGAGGGCTCCCCGAGATCCTGGCCGACGACGTCAGCCGCCGGATCAAGCAGGGCCTGGCCGGGTCGCCGGTCGCCGCCTGA
- a CDS encoding TetR family transcriptional regulator, whose product MGRVSQAQAQENRARVVATASRLFREHGTGVSVADLMQAAGLTQGGFYKQFASKEALVEEAAAHAFTELTARRTEGLREHEGRPDAARQALVDHYLTPRHRDDAGGGCPVAALAADMARDPGEAARGVYTEGVREFADWLADDEQDGLARLATLVGGLLLARATEGSELSDEILRAAHAALSDGS is encoded by the coding sequence ATGGGCCGCGTGTCACAGGCACAGGCACAGGAGAACCGGGCACGCGTGGTGGCCACCGCCTCCCGGCTGTTCCGGGAGCACGGCACCGGCGTCAGCGTCGCGGACCTGATGCAGGCGGCCGGCCTCACCCAGGGCGGCTTCTACAAGCAGTTCGCCTCCAAGGAGGCCCTGGTCGAGGAGGCCGCGGCGCACGCCTTCACCGAGCTGACGGCGCGCCGCACCGAAGGACTGCGCGAGCACGAGGGCCGGCCGGACGCCGCCCGCCAGGCCCTGGTCGACCACTACCTGACGCCCCGGCACCGCGACGACGCCGGCGGCGGCTGCCCCGTCGCCGCGCTCGCCGCCGACATGGCCCGCGACCCGGGCGAGGCCGCCCGCGGGGTCTACACCGAAGGGGTGCGCGAGTTCGCCGACTGGCTGGCCGACGACGAGCAGGACGGCCTGGCCCGCCTGGCCACCCTGGTCGGCGGCCTGCTGCTGGCCCGGGCCACCGAGGGCTCCGAGCTGTCGGACGAGATCCTCCGGGCCGCGCACGCGGCCCTCTCCGACGGCAGCTGA
- a CDS encoding DUF308 domain-containing protein — translation MTTAPRPDTADPQDWLAVVGRSWTWTLGFGVLTAVAGILMLSWPEETARVVAVIIGLQLLVAGVVRFVTAFTHDTSGGARVLYVLLALLSVLAGVLCLRHQLQTVGFLALVVGAYWLLGGILALYVAIAGRGLPGRGVAGFLGALGILAGIVVLSYPVESAIALARLIGLWLLVLGLFEAGAALVLRHAARSANRAGAAAG, via the coding sequence GTGACCACTGCTCCCAGGCCGGACACGGCCGACCCCCAGGACTGGCTGGCCGTCGTCGGCCGGTCCTGGACGTGGACGCTCGGGTTCGGCGTCCTGACCGCCGTCGCCGGCATCCTGATGCTCAGCTGGCCCGAGGAGACCGCCCGCGTGGTCGCCGTGATCATCGGCCTGCAACTGCTCGTGGCGGGGGTGGTCCGCTTCGTGACGGCCTTCACCCACGACACCTCGGGCGGTGCCCGGGTGCTGTACGTGCTGCTGGCCCTGCTGTCCGTGCTGGCCGGTGTGCTGTGTCTGCGCCATCAGCTGCAGACGGTCGGGTTCCTCGCGCTGGTGGTCGGCGCCTACTGGCTGCTGGGCGGCATCCTGGCGCTGTACGTGGCGATCGCCGGCCGGGGACTGCCGGGCCGGGGGGTGGCCGGGTTCCTCGGTGCGCTGGGCATCCTCGCCGGGATCGTGGTGCTCAGCTACCCCGTCGAGTCCGCGATCGCGCTGGCCAGGCTGATCGGCCTCTGGCTGCTGGTGCTCGGACTGTTCGAGGCGGGCGCCGCCCTCGTCCTGCGCCACGCGGCCCGTTCGGCGAACCGCGCCGGGGCCGCGGCCGGCTGA
- a CDS encoding LuxR C-terminal-related transcriptional regulator — MTGHPGHPERARQRAAVPRADPALAGRLGVPPVPATFVRRSRLADRLDRGVREHPLVLVDGPAGAGKTLLVCDWVRSSPPSHPPAWLTVEAEDNNPAVFWHDFGQALRRAGALPRAVGTARRAAPAGRPPRHLAAGLGLRQDPVVVVLDEFERITDPEVATALDHLLRHSGGMLRLVLVSRNEPLLPLHRYRAADEIAEIRAADLAFSAEETSALLTRHGLSLPGADVDALTGRTEGWAAGLRLWALAATRSPDSGRYLKEFEAGHSTIADFLLAEVLDTQPAETRDLLLRTSILDRIHPALADALTGGGGAERILDELARANAFVTPLDGPWYRQHPLFAEILRVHLRARHPGLSPGLHLAAARWLQQAGLLDDALRHAVAADRWDLAAAWFVGDLAVGQFLSSTGPGRSAALVDAMPPGVEGPYAELIRAARALAARDCPAGTAHLDRAEAGLAAAEEDTPARLTAAVLRLVAARLTGSAPGAEEAARTADHLRRVVPAAPRNEHQVLPVRLFTDLAAVRLWSGRPGAARSALLAAVAEAPGAEHPERYEPLALLALVELLGGAVGPAERRAGQALAEAGTWEAEGTDRAAIAHLVLAWIALERGDPGTARSHARRVPATEFGPGAVGTGGAGPGADDAVEGDAVEGESVDGGAAGGDVPALRGAPDGDPLRIVLGAVVRARLALRHGDPRRALAALAAAEHPGAAGAPSPWARGLIASIASEALVAAGDGRAAVDVLPAGEARSPELAFATARARLAAGDRGAAARALPRAPAGPPATVTRILLLKAEVGAAGGDDLAAGRLIARALATARPDRLRGPFLEAGRWLAPFLRRRPDLTADHGWLPEPLRRPAAAVPGAAPDAPPVEALSRREREVLERVAQLMSTQEVAADLQLSVNTVKTHLKSINRKLCTSRRTEAVRRARRLHLL, encoded by the coding sequence GTGACCGGACATCCGGGGCACCCGGAGCGCGCCCGGCAGCGGGCCGCCGTACCCCGCGCCGACCCCGCCCTCGCCGGGCGGCTCGGCGTACCGCCCGTCCCCGCCACTTTCGTCCGCCGGTCCCGGCTGGCCGACCGGCTCGACCGCGGCGTCCGGGAGCACCCGCTGGTCCTGGTCGACGGACCGGCCGGCGCGGGCAAGACCCTGCTGGTCTGCGACTGGGTCCGGAGCTCGCCGCCCTCGCACCCGCCGGCCTGGCTGACCGTCGAGGCGGAGGACAACAACCCGGCCGTGTTCTGGCACGACTTCGGCCAGGCACTGCGCCGGGCCGGGGCGCTCCCGCGAGCGGTCGGCACCGCACGCCGCGCGGCCCCCGCGGGCCGGCCCCCCAGGCACCTGGCGGCCGGTCTCGGCCTGCGCCAGGACCCGGTGGTGGTGGTCCTCGACGAGTTCGAGCGGATCACCGACCCGGAGGTCGCCACCGCGCTGGACCACCTGCTGCGCCACTCCGGCGGGATGCTGCGCCTGGTGCTGGTCAGCCGCAACGAGCCGCTGCTGCCGCTGCACCGCTACCGCGCCGCGGACGAGATCGCCGAGATCCGGGCCGCCGACCTCGCGTTCTCCGCCGAGGAGACCTCGGCCCTGCTGACCCGGCACGGCCTGTCGCTGCCCGGTGCGGACGTCGACGCGCTGACCGGACGTACCGAGGGATGGGCCGCCGGCCTGCGGCTCTGGGCGCTGGCCGCCACGCGCAGCCCGGACAGCGGGCGCTACCTCAAGGAGTTCGAGGCGGGCCACAGCACGATCGCCGACTTCCTGCTCGCCGAGGTGCTCGACACCCAACCGGCCGAGACCCGCGACCTGCTGCTGCGCACCAGCATCCTCGACCGGATCCACCCGGCCCTGGCCGACGCCCTGACCGGTGGCGGCGGGGCGGAGCGCATCCTCGACGAACTCGCCCGGGCGAACGCCTTCGTCACCCCGCTGGACGGCCCCTGGTACCGCCAGCACCCGCTGTTCGCGGAGATCCTCCGGGTCCACCTGCGGGCCCGCCACCCGGGCCTGTCGCCGGGGCTGCACCTGGCCGCCGCCCGCTGGCTGCAGCAGGCCGGCCTGCTGGACGACGCCCTGCGGCACGCCGTGGCCGCCGACCGCTGGGACCTGGCCGCCGCCTGGTTCGTCGGCGACCTGGCGGTCGGGCAGTTCCTCTCGTCCACCGGCCCCGGGCGTTCGGCGGCACTGGTCGACGCCATGCCCCCCGGGGTGGAGGGACCGTACGCCGAGCTGATCCGGGCCGCCCGGGCGCTGGCCGCCCGCGACTGCCCGGCCGGGACGGCGCACCTGGACCGGGCCGAGGCCGGGCTCGCGGCAGCCGAGGAGGACACGCCCGCCCGCCTCACCGCCGCCGTCCTGCGCCTGGTGGCCGCCCGGCTGACCGGTTCGGCGCCGGGCGCGGAGGAGGCGGCCCGGACGGCGGACCACCTGCGGCGGGTCGTCCCGGCCGCCCCCCGGAACGAGCACCAGGTGCTGCCGGTACGGCTGTTCACCGACCTGGCGGCCGTCCGGCTCTGGTCGGGCCGCCCCGGCGCGGCCCGCTCCGCCCTGCTGGCCGCCGTCGCCGAGGCGCCGGGCGCCGAGCACCCGGAGCGGTACGAGCCGCTGGCCCTGCTGGCCCTGGTGGAGCTGCTGGGCGGGGCGGTCGGCCCGGCCGAGCGGCGCGCCGGACAGGCCCTCGCGGAGGCCGGCACCTGGGAGGCGGAGGGCACCGACCGGGCCGCGATCGCCCACCTCGTCCTGGCGTGGATCGCCCTGGAGCGGGGGGATCCGGGCACCGCGCGGAGCCACGCGCGGCGCGTCCCGGCGACCGAATTCGGTCCGGGCGCGGTCGGTACGGGCGGAGCCGGTCCGGGTGCGGACGATGCGGTGGAGGGCGATGCGGTGGAGGGCGAGTCGGTGGACGGCGGCGCGGCGGGCGGCGACGTCCCGGCGCTCAGGGGCGCCCCGGACGGGGATCCGCTGCGGATCGTCCTCGGCGCGGTGGTCCGCGCCCGGCTCGCCCTGCGGCACGGCGACCCCCGGCGCGCCCTGGCCGCCCTGGCGGCCGCCGAGCACCCCGGCGCCGCCGGGGCGCCCTCGCCCTGGGCCCGGGGGCTGATCGCGTCGATCGCCTCCGAGGCCCTGGTGGCCGCCGGTGACGGCCGGGCCGCCGTCGACGTGCTGCCGGCCGGCGAGGCCCGAAGCCCCGAGCTGGCCTTCGCGACGGCCCGGGCCCGGCTGGCCGCCGGCGACCGCGGGGCGGCCGCCCGGGCGCTGCCCCGCGCCCCGGCCGGCCCGCCCGCCACCGTCACCCGCATCCTGCTGCTGAAGGCCGAGGTCGGCGCGGCGGGCGGGGACGACCTGGCGGCCGGCCGGCTGATCGCCCGCGCCCTGGCCACCGCGCGTCCCGACCGCCTGCGCGGACCCTTCCTGGAGGCCGGCCGCTGGCTGGCGCCCTTCCTGCGGCGGCGGCCGGACCTCACCGCGGATCACGGCTGGCTGCCGGAGCCGCTGCGCCGGCCGGCGGCTGCCGTCCCCGGTGCGGCGCCGGACGCCCCGCCGGTCGAAGCCCTCAGCCGGCGGGAGCGGGAGGTGCTGGAGCGGGTGGCGCAGCTGATGTCCACGCAGGAGGTGGCCGCGGACCTCCAGTTGTCCGTCAACACCGTCAAGACCCACCTCAAGAGCATCAACCGCAAGCTCTGCACCAGCCGACGCACGGAGGCGGTCCGCCGCGCCCGCCGGCTCCACCTGCTCTGA